In Halogeometricum sp. S1BR25-6, a single genomic region encodes these proteins:
- the glmM gene encoding phosphoglucosamine mutase: MKLFGSSGTRGVVGDGLTPEFVLRVAKAAGTVWASDRVVVARDTRTTGEMFSNAATSGLASVGVNVDVLGPVPTPGVVRYCETEEVPAVVITASHNPPEYNGIKLVGDDGVELSVADLERIEEHILAEDFATAAWDEVGEIREVDSANREYVEDLLSAVDREAISEANLTVALDPGHGAGCLTSPEFFRELGCDVVTVNANPDGRFPGRESEPVGSKLGDLCRLVKASDADVGVAHDGDADRAVFVDEHGEFVAGEASLAALAAAHLGPNDTTVAAVNVSQRLVDVCEETGADLELTPIGATNIITRIRDLWARGETVPVAGEGNGGIFFPNYRLVRDGAYTAAKFLELVAERPTSEVVAPYSDYVNVRINLKYESDAELEAMLDAAHEYAEASEATPNTTDGYRLDYGDAWVLVRPSGTEPKVRVYAEARNEERAAELAAGAEEALKDALDRI, encoded by the coding sequence ATGAAACTGTTCGGTTCGAGCGGGACCCGGGGCGTGGTGGGTGACGGTCTCACGCCCGAGTTCGTCCTGCGCGTCGCGAAGGCGGCCGGGACAGTCTGGGCGTCGGACCGTGTGGTGGTCGCGCGCGACACCCGAACGACGGGCGAGATGTTCTCCAACGCGGCGACCAGCGGCCTCGCCAGCGTCGGCGTCAACGTGGACGTGCTCGGTCCGGTTCCGACGCCGGGCGTCGTCCGCTACTGCGAGACGGAGGAGGTGCCCGCGGTCGTCATCACCGCCTCGCACAACCCGCCGGAGTACAACGGCATCAAACTCGTCGGCGACGACGGCGTCGAACTCTCGGTCGCCGACTTAGAGCGCATCGAAGAGCACATCCTCGCGGAGGATTTCGCCACCGCCGCGTGGGACGAGGTGGGCGAGATACGCGAGGTCGACTCCGCGAACCGCGAGTACGTCGAGGACCTGCTCTCGGCCGTCGACCGCGAAGCCATCTCCGAGGCGAACCTGACCGTCGCCCTCGACCCCGGCCACGGCGCCGGTTGTCTCACCAGCCCCGAGTTCTTCCGCGAACTCGGCTGTGATGTCGTGACCGTCAACGCCAACCCCGACGGCCGCTTCCCCGGCCGCGAGTCCGAACCGGTCGGCAGCAAACTGGGCGACCTCTGCCGCCTCGTGAAGGCCAGCGACGCCGACGTCGGCGTCGCCCACGACGGGGACGCGGACCGGGCCGTCTTCGTCGACGAACACGGCGAGTTCGTCGCCGGCGAGGCGTCGCTGGCCGCCCTCGCCGCCGCCCACCTCGGACCGAACGATACCACCGTCGCCGCGGTGAACGTCTCTCAGCGACTCGTCGACGTCTGCGAGGAGACGGGCGCGGACCTCGAACTGACGCCCATCGGCGCGACGAACATCATCACTCGAATCCGGGACCTGTGGGCACGGGGCGAAACCGTCCCCGTCGCCGGCGAGGGCAACGGCGGCATCTTCTTCCCGAACTACCGCCTCGTCCGCGACGGCGCCTACACCGCCGCGAAGTTCCTCGAACTCGTCGCCGAGCGTCCGACCAGCGAGGTGGTCGCCCCCTACTCCGACTACGTGAACGTGCGCATCAACCTCAAGTACGAGAGCGACGCGGAACTCGAAGCGATGCTCGACGCCGCTCACGAGTACGCCGAAGCGTCCGAGGCGACGCCGAACACCACGGACGGCTACCGCCTCGACTACGGCGACGCGTGGGTGCTCGTGCGCCCCTCCGGCACCGAACCGAAAGTCCGCGTCTACGCGGAAGCGCGGAACGAAGAGCGGGCCGCGGAACTCGCCGCGGGCGCCGAAGAGGCGCTCAAGGACGCGCTCGACCGAATCTGA